A single Haloglycomyces albus DSM 45210 DNA region contains:
- a CDS encoding bifunctional 4-hydroxy-2-oxoglutarate aldolase/2-dehydro-3-deoxy-phosphogluconate aldolase has translation MSTFDELFGTESVMLILRNLSATDTVATAEAAWELGVVLVEIPIGQTDQIPALRATVSAAQARGLTVGAGTVTTPAHVSAAVEAGAAYAVSPGLSEEVASECRRVGIPYLPGVATPTEVQRALDLGLEWVKVFPASTLGPRWFKAVRGPFPDVKMVATGGIAPAVADDYLDAGARIVGMGSALNEPEQLRPLLRR, from the coding sequence GTGAGTACCTTCGACGAACTGTTCGGCACCGAAAGTGTCATGCTCATCCTCCGCAATCTCTCCGCGACCGACACCGTGGCCACCGCAGAGGCCGCCTGGGAGCTCGGCGTGGTTCTGGTGGAAATTCCCATTGGACAAACCGATCAGATTCCCGCCCTGCGTGCCACCGTGTCGGCCGCTCAAGCCCGCGGTTTGACCGTCGGGGCAGGAACGGTCACCACTCCTGCCCACGTGTCGGCGGCGGTGGAGGCCGGCGCCGCCTACGCCGTCTCCCCCGGACTCTCCGAGGAGGTAGCGTCCGAGTGCCGCCGTGTCGGCATTCCCTACCTTCCGGGGGTCGCCACGCCCACCGAGGTACAGCGAGCGCTCGATCTGGGATTGGAGTGGGTCAAGGTCTTCCCCGCCTCCACCCTGGGTCCACGCTGGTTCAAGGCCGTACGCGGACCGTTTCCCGACGTGAAAATGGTCGCCACCGGCGGGATAGCTCCTGCGGTAGCCGACGACTATCTCGACGCCGGAGCCCGGATCGTGGGAATGGGATCGGCCCTCAACGAGCCCGAACAGCTACGCCCCCTCCTGCGGCGGTGA
- a CDS encoding TrmH family RNA methyltransferase: MNAKPKHITSLHNEQVKNVVALKKRRARRRTGLTVVEAKAELRAAFAAGVRPRTVFYSPDLVNDDEVSEFAAAAGEAGSTLVSVSSEVFAKMAYRESPDGWLATAPLPERYLDDLSVGSDPLVLVVEGVEKPGNLGAILRTADGVGADAVIATDAVVDWGNPNVVRASKGMVFSVPHASAGLAETLTWLAEGDIRLIAATPDSARFYGEVDYSGGVAVAVGAEHAGLTSSLVEAASERIVIPMIGYADSLNVSTSLAVIAYHAQWQRGGFHKR, from the coding sequence GTGAACGCGAAGCCCAAACACATCACCAGTCTCCATAATGAACAGGTAAAGAACGTCGTCGCGCTGAAGAAGCGACGTGCCCGGCGGCGTACCGGATTGACGGTGGTGGAGGCCAAGGCGGAGCTGCGGGCGGCGTTTGCCGCCGGGGTGCGCCCCAGGACGGTGTTTTACAGCCCTGATCTCGTGAATGATGACGAGGTGTCGGAATTCGCGGCCGCCGCCGGTGAGGCCGGTTCGACGCTGGTATCGGTGAGTTCCGAGGTGTTCGCCAAGATGGCCTACCGGGAGTCGCCGGACGGCTGGTTGGCGACGGCCCCTTTGCCGGAGCGGTATCTGGACGATCTGAGCGTTGGCTCCGACCCACTGGTGCTGGTGGTGGAGGGTGTTGAAAAGCCGGGCAATCTCGGTGCGATTCTCCGTACCGCCGACGGGGTGGGAGCCGACGCGGTGATTGCCACCGATGCGGTGGTGGATTGGGGCAATCCGAATGTGGTGCGTGCGTCGAAGGGGATGGTGTTCTCCGTTCCGCACGCCTCGGCGGGCTTGGCCGAGACGCTGACCTGGCTGGCCGAAGGCGACATCCGCCTGATCGCGGCGACCCCGGACTCGGCGCGCTTTTACGGTGAGGTCGACTATTCCGGCGGAGTCGCTGTGGCGGTGGGAGCCGAGCACGCTGGATTGACGTCGTCGCTGGTGGAGGCGGCGAGTGAGCGGATCGTGATCCCCATGATCGGATACGCCGATTCATTGAACGTGTCGACGTCCTTGGCCGTCATCGCCTATCACGCGCAGTGGCAACGCGGCGGTTTCCATAAACGGTAA
- the upp gene encoding uracil phosphoribosyltransferase: protein MDVNVVSHPLVATRLSVLRNKETGGSEFRSALDELTSLLVYEATRDMAARTEPISTPVAATDGYRLSNPPLLVPVLRAGLGMADAARKLIPESTMGFVGLARDEKTFEPRAYMESLPEDLTGARAIVLDPMVATGGSLVHSCSLLADRGCDDITVICALAAPEGIDRLKESGLPLRMTTASVDEGLNSDAYIVPGLGDAGDRLFGAIRRF from the coding sequence GTGGATGTAAACGTAGTAAGTCACCCGTTGGTCGCGACCCGATTGAGCGTCCTGCGAAACAAGGAAACCGGCGGCAGCGAATTTCGTTCCGCCCTGGATGAACTCACGTCCCTGTTGGTGTACGAGGCCACTCGGGATATGGCGGCACGCACCGAGCCGATCTCGACTCCCGTGGCCGCCACCGACGGCTATCGTCTGAGCAATCCGCCGCTGTTGGTTCCGGTCCTGCGTGCGGGATTGGGGATGGCCGATGCGGCGCGGAAGTTGATTCCCGAGTCGACCATGGGGTTCGTGGGTCTGGCACGTGATGAGAAGACCTTTGAGCCGCGCGCCTACATGGAGTCGTTGCCGGAGGATCTGACCGGCGCACGTGCCATTGTGCTGGACCCGATGGTGGCGACCGGCGGTTCGCTGGTGCACAGTTGTTCGTTGCTGGCCGATCGCGGTTGCGACGACATCACCGTCATCTGTGCCTTGGCGGCGCCGGAAGGGATCGACCGATTGAAGGAGTCGGGACTCCCATTGCGCATGACGACCGCGTCGGTGGACGAGGGACTCAACTCGGACGCCTATATCGTTCCAGGCCTGGGGGACGCCGGCGACCGTCTTTTCGGCGCCATACGTCGCTTTTAA
- a CDS encoding copper homeostasis protein CutC, producing the protein MNSTNTSRALLEVIALDAADAAAAEAGGADRLEVVADMDRDGLTPAVETVEAIAAATDLPQRVMLRSGDGFTTTDADLEALQRQAELLRRAGAEGFVFGFLTSSGELDRSATERLARAVGRPWTFHRAIDHAADAVAVWEEVASLPGLDAVLTAGSADGVPVGTDTLTTRRPVDRTLVGGGLKPDHLEGLYQAGLRAFHIGSAARSGWDRPVEAAKVRQWRERLDSLA; encoded by the coding sequence GTGAATAGCACGAACACATCACGAGCCTTGTTGGAAGTCATCGCTTTGGACGCCGCCGATGCGGCCGCCGCCGAGGCGGGTGGTGCGGATCGGTTGGAGGTCGTCGCCGACATGGATCGCGACGGTCTGACTCCGGCGGTCGAGACGGTGGAGGCCATTGCGGCCGCCACCGATCTGCCACAGCGGGTGATGCTGCGTAGCGGAGACGGGTTCACCACCACCGATGCCGATCTGGAGGCGCTGCAACGGCAGGCCGAACTGCTGCGCCGCGCCGGTGCGGAGGGGTTCGTATTCGGTTTCCTTACTTCTTCGGGCGAACTGGACCGGTCGGCGACCGAGCGTCTGGCCCGTGCGGTGGGCCGTCCGTGGACGTTCCACCGCGCCATCGATCACGCCGCCGATGCGGTGGCGGTGTGGGAGGAGGTGGCCTCCCTTCCCGGTCTGGACGCCGTTTTGACGGCGGGTTCGGCTGACGGAGTGCCGGTCGGGACGGACACTTTGACGACCCGACGTCCGGTGGATCGGACTCTGGTGGGTGGGGGTTTGAAGCCCGACCATCTTGAGGGTCTTTATCAGGCGGGTCTGCGTGCCTTCCATATCGGTTCGGCGGCTCGTTCGGGCTGGGACCGTCCGGTGGAGGCGGCCAAGGTGCGACAGTGGCGTGAACGACTCGATTCCCTCGCCTAG
- a CDS encoding sugar kinase, translating into MLDAVCLGESMVVGSVVPPLRLRDADSVALECAGAESNVAIALAALGHDVAWVGRLGGDPFGGRIIDTLRRANVDVRGVEYDSSAPTGMYFKDPTRDGTRVHYYRSQSAASTMSPRFLTRLPSTRLVHLSGVTAALSPSCADMMTAAIVDRAVGADAVVSFDVNQRSALWPAERAGPVLKALADAADIVFVGLDEANKLWGLDTAEAVRALLPHPTALIVKNADVGATLFLRHDAPRFVPALDVDVVEPVGAGDAFASGVLSAVLAEAPASAWLQMGHYMASLALSRTGDIVTDPDLGHVRAIMSAPSSTDQRATDSV; encoded by the coding sequence ATGTTGGACGCCGTCTGCCTCGGTGAATCCATGGTCGTGGGATCGGTCGTTCCGCCGTTGCGCCTGCGGGACGCCGATTCGGTGGCCCTAGAGTGTGCCGGAGCCGAATCGAACGTCGCCATCGCCTTGGCGGCGCTGGGACACGACGTCGCCTGGGTCGGTCGTCTCGGCGGTGATCCCTTTGGCGGACGAATCATCGACACGCTCCGTCGCGCGAACGTAGATGTTCGTGGCGTGGAATACGATTCGTCCGCGCCGACCGGGATGTACTTCAAAGACCCCACCAGGGACGGAACCCGCGTCCACTATTACCGATCCCAATCGGCGGCGTCCACGATGAGCCCACGGTTTTTGACGCGGCTTCCCTCCACACGCCTGGTACATCTATCAGGCGTCACCGCCGCTCTCTCACCATCGTGTGCTGACATGATGACCGCGGCCATCGTCGATCGTGCGGTGGGGGCCGACGCCGTGGTCAGTTTCGACGTCAACCAACGCAGCGCCCTCTGGCCCGCCGAACGGGCCGGGCCGGTTCTCAAGGCACTGGCAGACGCGGCGGACATCGTCTTCGTCGGCCTCGACGAGGCGAATAAGCTCTGGGGACTCGACACCGCCGAAGCGGTTCGAGCACTTCTGCCCCACCCCACCGCCCTGATCGTCAAGAACGCCGACGTGGGAGCGACGCTCTTTCTCCGCCACGACGCACCGCGCTTCGTTCCGGCGCTGGACGTCGACGTCGTCGAACCGGTCGGGGCCGGCGACGCGTTCGCCTCCGGAGTCTTGAGCGCGGTATTGGCGGAAGCGCCGGCGTCGGCCTGGCTCCAGATGGGGCACTACATGGCCTCCCTGGCTCTGAGCCGCACCGGAGACATCGTCACCGACCCCGACCTCGGCCATGTCCGTGCGATCATGAGTGCCCCGTCGTCCACCGACCAACGCGCCACCGATTCCGTGTAG
- a CDS encoding N-acyl-D-amino-acid deacylase family protein, which yields MLLIKNATVVDGTGRAAQRGDVAVSGGIVHSVGTDLPTPRHGRVIDATGLTVTPGFIDMHAHSDLAALDSDHEGKIAQGCTTEVVGQDGLSYVPSTDGIAEELAETLSAWNGPGRPPWRTVADYLNAADEDAVTNLAYLLPHGTIRMAAMGWQRRPPTAVEMEAMHSAVTVGMRQGAFGLSAGLTYAPGMYADTDELVELCRVVGRHHGFFAPHQRSYGAGALDGYREMLDIGRQSGCAVHLAHATMNFPVNAGRAEEFLTAVDQARHSGVDVSLDSYPYLAGMTKLSALLPGWAVTGDLDEQLRLLADPDIRQRIVHDLDVVGSDGAHGVPVDWDGIEIAGVVADELRHLSGTTVSAASGSRSSAEYYLDLLIADRLRSTCLMHVGHEDNLRRIMRHETHTGSSDGLLHGSRLHPRAWGSFPQYLGRYVREENVLSLEECVHHLTGRAARRLGLVDRGTLQPGAAADIAVFDADQVAATATFTEAKQRPVGIPYVFVNGEAVVDDGDLTGRRPGHALRRPTG from the coding sequence GTGCTGCTGATCAAAAACGCCACCGTCGTCGACGGCACCGGACGCGCCGCACAACGTGGCGACGTGGCCGTCTCCGGCGGCATCGTCCACTCCGTTGGAACCGACCTTCCTACTCCCCGCCACGGCCGCGTCATCGACGCCACCGGTCTCACCGTCACCCCCGGTTTCATCGACATGCACGCCCACTCCGATCTCGCCGCACTCGACAGCGACCACGAGGGAAAGATCGCCCAAGGCTGCACCACCGAAGTCGTCGGACAGGATGGACTGTCCTATGTCCCCAGCACCGACGGGATCGCCGAGGAACTGGCCGAAACGCTCAGCGCCTGGAACGGCCCCGGTAGGCCCCCGTGGCGCACCGTCGCCGACTACCTGAACGCCGCCGACGAGGACGCGGTCACCAACCTCGCCTATCTCCTGCCGCATGGAACGATCCGTATGGCGGCCATGGGGTGGCAACGGCGCCCACCCACTGCCGTCGAGATGGAGGCGATGCACTCGGCCGTCACCGTCGGAATGCGGCAGGGAGCGTTCGGGCTGTCGGCGGGGCTGACCTATGCGCCCGGAATGTACGCCGACACGGACGAACTGGTGGAACTCTGCCGCGTCGTCGGCCGACACCACGGCTTCTTCGCTCCCCACCAACGCTCCTACGGAGCGGGAGCCCTGGACGGATACCGCGAAATGCTTGATATCGGGCGGCAGTCCGGATGCGCCGTTCACCTGGCCCACGCCACCATGAACTTCCCGGTCAACGCCGGACGGGCCGAAGAATTCCTTACCGCGGTCGACCAGGCACGACATTCCGGAGTCGACGTCAGCCTCGACTCCTATCCCTACCTCGCCGGAATGACCAAACTGTCGGCCCTACTACCCGGATGGGCCGTCACCGGCGACCTCGACGAACAACTGCGCCTGCTGGCCGACCCGGATATACGACAACGCATCGTTCACGACCTCGACGTGGTCGGTTCCGACGGCGCCCATGGGGTCCCAGTCGACTGGGACGGCATAGAAATCGCCGGAGTCGTCGCCGACGAACTGCGCCACCTCTCGGGAACGACCGTCAGCGCCGCTTCCGGTTCCCGATCGAGCGCGGAATACTATCTGGACCTACTGATCGCCGATCGACTACGGTCGACTTGTTTGATGCACGTGGGCCACGAGGACAATCTCCGCCGGATCATGCGCCACGAGACGCATACCGGTTCCAGCGACGGCCTCCTGCACGGTTCGCGGCTTCACCCGCGCGCCTGGGGTTCGTTTCCGCAATATCTGGGCCGCTACGTGCGCGAAGAAAACGTTCTCTCACTTGAGGAGTGCGTTCACCACCTCACCGGTCGCGCCGCACGGCGACTCGGGCTCGTCGACCGGGGAACGCTCCAACCCGGGGCGGCCGCCGACATAGCGGTGTTCGACGCCGACCAGGTAGCCGCCACGGCGACGTTCACCGAGGCGAAGCAACGACCGGTCGGCATCCCCTATGTGTTCGTCAACGGTGAAGCGGTCGTCGACGACGGTGACCTAACCGGTCGTCGGCCCGGGCACGCGCTACGCCGACCGACCGGCTGA
- a CDS encoding RidA family protein, whose amino-acid sequence MTEKQAIRTDQAPKPAHAFPQGIRKGPIVQVSGQGPVDPESGEYLYQGDIKAQTRRVLENLTAIVTAGGAGFDDIVMLRVYVTDRAHFAGLNEAYAEFVEKHTTTGVPYPSRTTVVCDLPRPEMLVEIDAMAVVD is encoded by the coding sequence ATGACTGAGAAACAGGCAATCCGAACCGACCAGGCACCCAAGCCCGCCCACGCGTTCCCGCAAGGCATCCGCAAGGGGCCGATCGTGCAGGTATCCGGCCAGGGGCCGGTGGACCCGGAGAGCGGCGAATACCTGTATCAGGGTGATATTAAAGCTCAGACCCGCAGGGTCTTGGAAAATCTCACCGCCATCGTGACCGCCGGCGGTGCCGGGTTCGACGACATTGTGATGTTGCGGGTCTACGTCACCGATCGCGCTCACTTCGCCGGGCTCAATGAGGCCTATGCGGAGTTCGTCGAAAAACACACCACCACCGGCGTCCCTTACCCGTCACGCACGACCGTCGTCTGCGATCTTCCTCGCCCGGAGATGCTGGTCGAGATCGATGCCATGGCGGTTGTGGACTAG
- a CDS encoding damage-control phosphatase ARMT1 family protein has protein sequence MSHPHRNEPIGIKSPDDYGWGVFHRRHPAMLAELVDTFPYPNSVRAALDDLLEETTTGTVQPLPAVGPHAAQWEHEVKPAIGRRWSEVNFFWAESVFYRKLLLALEYFSIDSPWWGIDPFGPKKNRELEIDRLRDRWNNLAALNGLGRDERRQAVLRGSLWGNLADLAVSIDDPGVGDASTRRRLLADDGDALWGYLDAAAPGTVIIVADNAGSEIIADLVLVDQLLREETAARVEIHVKNHPYFVSDATGGDLVSALRALADAPHDSVRAIAERLREWIASGRLVIDTHWFYTAPRTFTHVPTDLWERFRRASLVVLKGDLNYRRLMEDRHHDYDQDFGEAVATFPTAVVALRVMKSDLAVGIDPVTVRELSAANPDWRTDAGCAVLQMADGAGGGDRDDARLKS, from the coding sequence GTGTCGCATCCCCATCGCAACGAACCCATCGGCATCAAGAGCCCGGACGACTACGGTTGGGGCGTCTTCCACCGGCGACATCCGGCGATGCTGGCGGAGTTGGTTGACACCTTCCCCTATCCGAATTCGGTGCGGGCGGCCCTGGACGACCTCCTAGAAGAGACCACCACGGGTACCGTTCAGCCCCTTCCCGCCGTCGGGCCGCACGCCGCCCAGTGGGAACACGAGGTGAAGCCGGCGATCGGACGTCGGTGGAGTGAGGTGAACTTCTTCTGGGCGGAATCGGTTTTCTACCGCAAGCTGCTGTTGGCGTTGGAGTATTTCAGCATTGATTCTCCCTGGTGGGGGATCGACCCGTTCGGTCCAAAGAAGAACCGGGAGCTGGAAATCGACCGATTGCGGGACCGCTGGAACAATCTGGCCGCGTTGAACGGGCTCGGCCGCGACGAGCGCCGTCAGGCGGTGCTGCGTGGTTCGCTGTGGGGCAATCTGGCCGACCTCGCGGTGAGCATCGACGATCCGGGGGTGGGGGACGCGTCGACTCGGCGTCGCCTGCTGGCCGACGACGGTGACGCCCTATGGGGCTATCTCGACGCCGCTGCGCCCGGCACGGTCATCATCGTGGCCGATAATGCCGGCAGTGAAATCATCGCCGACCTGGTGTTGGTCGACCAACTGCTACGGGAGGAAACGGCCGCACGGGTGGAGATTCATGTGAAGAACCACCCGTATTTCGTCTCCGACGCCACCGGCGGGGACTTGGTTTCCGCCCTGCGCGCGTTGGCGGACGCTCCACACGATTCGGTGCGAGCGATCGCCGAACGGCTGCGCGAGTGGATCGCGAGCGGTCGCCTGGTGATCGATACGCACTGGTTTTATACCGCGCCGCGGACGTTCACGCATGTGCCGACCGACCTGTGGGAGCGTTTCCGTCGGGCGTCGCTGGTGGTATTGAAGGGGGACTTGAATTATCGCCGTCTCATGGAGGACCGCCACCACGACTACGACCAGGATTTCGGGGAGGCGGTGGCGACGTTTCCCACCGCGGTCGTGGCACTGCGGGTGATGAAGAGCGATCTGGCCGTCGGTATCGACCCTGTGACGGTGCGCGAGCTCAGTGCCGCCAATCCGGACTGGCGGACCGATGCCGGTTGCGCCGTGCTACAGATGGCCGACGGTGCGGGTGGCGGCGATCGTGACGACGCTAGGCTGAAGTCGTGA
- a CDS encoding HdeD family acid-resistance protein, giving the protein MFDLLTRNWGWILARGVLLVLFGLFALIWPDVTLLVLVVMFGAYALVDGIFAIVSGASGQGEGRGLLIFSGILGVLIGLMVFLWPESSALALLILIAVWAIIIGVAYIAKGISLTGDNGGRWLLILSGILGVVLGFLLMLRPGEGILAMLWLIGVFAILWGVVAIVSSIRLKKLRDTATISTT; this is encoded by the coding sequence ATGTTCGATCTGTTGACCCGCAATTGGGGCTGGATACTGGCACGCGGGGTGTTGCTGGTCCTCTTCGGCCTCTTTGCCCTGATATGGCCCGATGTGACCCTGCTGGTTCTCGTGGTCATGTTCGGTGCCTACGCCTTGGTCGACGGGATATTCGCGATCGTCTCCGGAGCGAGCGGTCAAGGCGAGGGCCGCGGCCTGCTGATTTTTTCGGGGATTCTCGGCGTTCTCATCGGTCTCATGGTCTTTCTTTGGCCCGAGTCGAGCGCCCTGGCGCTGCTGATCCTGATAGCCGTCTGGGCGATCATCATCGGTGTCGCCTATATTGCCAAGGGGATCAGCTTGACCGGCGACAACGGGGGACGTTGGCTGCTGATCCTGTCGGGAATCCTGGGCGTCGTTCTCGGTTTCCTGCTCATGCTTCGTCCCGGCGAAGGCATCCTGGCGATGCTGTGGCTCATCGGAGTGTTCGCGATTCTATGGGGTGTGGTGGCCATCGTTTCGTCCATCCGTCTGAAGAAACTGCGGGACACTGCCACGATTTCCACCACCTAG
- a CDS encoding NADP-dependent oxidoreductase — translation MRAVVMPEYGSVEKLRMDEVPAPTISDGEVLIRVVNAGVNPVDWKVAAGYLDAAIPGEFPLIPGWDVAGVIEGVGGDITDFTVGDEVMGYVRYPRARWGTYGEYTKAEPHMITRRPQNLGWEESAGLPLAGLTAYQCLTAAQMREDDVVVIHAAAGGVGTMAVQLARAMGAKRIVGTASERNHGYLNGLGAEAVTYGPGVIERIQECLGDDQPSLVLDFIGSEAVRASLPLVSDPKRIVSIADREVTSVGGTYVFVEPDADDLDTLARMCEDGMLYVNVSQVFDLDDAAEAWEESQTGRTRGKIVLEVGR, via the coding sequence ATGAGAGCTGTAGTGATGCCCGAATACGGGTCGGTCGAGAAATTGCGCATGGACGAGGTACCCGCCCCGACGATTTCGGACGGGGAAGTACTGATCCGGGTGGTGAACGCGGGGGTGAATCCGGTCGACTGGAAGGTGGCGGCCGGGTACCTGGACGCTGCCATACCGGGTGAGTTTCCCCTGATCCCCGGCTGGGACGTCGCGGGGGTCATCGAGGGCGTAGGCGGTGACATCACCGATTTCACCGTCGGCGACGAGGTCATGGGGTACGTACGCTATCCGCGTGCCCGTTGGGGAACGTACGGCGAATATACGAAGGCCGAACCGCATATGATCACGCGACGCCCGCAGAACCTGGGCTGGGAGGAATCCGCCGGACTGCCCCTGGCCGGGTTGACGGCCTATCAATGTCTGACGGCCGCGCAGATGCGTGAGGACGATGTCGTGGTCATTCATGCCGCGGCCGGGGGAGTGGGAACCATGGCGGTGCAATTGGCTCGGGCTATGGGAGCCAAGCGCATTGTGGGTACCGCTTCGGAACGTAATCACGGTTACCTGAACGGCCTGGGTGCCGAAGCGGTGACGTACGGCCCGGGAGTCATCGAACGCATTCAGGAATGCCTGGGAGACGACCAGCCGTCACTGGTGCTGGACTTCATTGGAAGCGAGGCGGTACGGGCTTCCCTTCCTCTGGTCTCCGACCCCAAGCGAATCGTGTCGATCGCCGATCGGGAAGTCACTTCGGTGGGCGGGACCTACGTGTTCGTGGAGCCGGACGCCGACGACTTGGATACTCTCGCGCGCATGTGCGAAGACGGGATGCTGTACGTCAATGTTTCCCAGGTGTTCGATCTGGACGATGCCGCCGAAGCGTGGGAGGAAAGCCAAACGGGGCGAACCCGAGGGAAGATCGTTCTTGAGGTGGGGCGCTAG
- a CDS encoding adenine phosphoribosyltransferase, whose product MDLTEYVPVVPDFPKPGVGFRDITPLLNDPPAFRASLDGLQRLAAAHPHDRIAAFDARGFLWAAPLADRTALPLVPIRKSGKLPRSAARETYQGEYSDVTIEIHRDAIQPGDRTLLIDDVIATGESMAAGARLIEQLGGTVAGCLALLEVESLNGSARLSGHPVDTLLGKL is encoded by the coding sequence GTGGATCTGACAGAATACGTGCCCGTCGTACCCGACTTCCCCAAACCCGGAGTCGGATTCCGCGACATAACCCCGCTACTGAACGACCCGCCTGCCTTTCGCGCCTCTCTCGACGGATTGCAGCGCCTCGCCGCCGCCCACCCCCACGACCGCATTGCCGCCTTCGATGCTCGTGGATTCCTCTGGGCCGCCCCACTGGCCGACCGCACCGCACTGCCCCTCGTGCCGATACGAAAGAGTGGAAAACTACCCCGCAGCGCTGCCCGGGAAACCTACCAGGGCGAATACTCCGACGTCACCATCGAAATACACCGCGACGCGATTCAACCCGGTGACCGCACCCTTCTGATCGACGACGTCATCGCCACCGGCGAATCCATGGCCGCCGGCGCGCGCCTCATCGAACAACTCGGTGGCACCGTCGCCGGATGCCTCGCCCTACTCGAAGTCGAATCCCTCAACGGAAGCGCCCGCCTCAGCGGCCACCCCGTCGAC